The Amaranthus tricolor cultivar Red isolate AtriRed21 chromosome 6, ASM2621246v1, whole genome shotgun sequence genome has a segment encoding these proteins:
- the LOC130815854 gene encoding uncharacterized protein LOC130815854 produces MKNTIRCCISCILPCGSLDVIRIIHTNGRVEEISGSIRAEEVMKAHPKHILKKPTSCPTSNDVVDAPDSHHRRPTIVVVPPDAQLQRGKIYFLIPVHDHHHQPSSGNSGKKKLPKTSASSAPSVSTGGCSSSTTRRKRREQKNRSNSISLGVSSSSSDGDKYLSDILSEKIVSRERRSRGRVAVWRPHLESICETLSEPSSTDH; encoded by the exons atgaagaatacaaTAAGGTGTTGTATATCTTGCATCCTCCCATGCGGATCCTTAGATGTGATCCGCATCATCCACACGAACGGCCGTGTGGAAGAGATTTCCGGCTCGATACGAGCCGAAGAAGTCATGAAGGCTCACCCCAAACACATCCTTAAGAAACCTACTTCATGTCCTACTTCAAACGACGTCGTTGATGCTCCTGATTCTCACCACCGTAGGCCCACCATCGTAGTGGTCCCACCTGATGCtcaactccaaagagggaagaTTTACTTCCTTATCCCTGTTCATGATCATCACCATCAACCATCATCAG GTAATTCTGGTAAGAAGAAACTACCGAAAACATCAGCTTCATCTGCACCGTCGGTTTCGACTGGTGGGTGTTCATCATCGACAACTAGGAGGAAAAGAAGGGAACAGAAAAATAGAAGTAATTCAATATCATTAGgagtatcatcatcatcatctgatGGGGATAAGTATTTGAGTGATATTTTGAGTGAAAAAATTGTATCAAGAGAAAGAAGATCAAGAGGAAGAGTTGCTGTTTGGAGACCTCATTTAGAAAGTATTTGTGAGACTCTTAGTGAACCTTCTTCaactgatcattga